The Rhodopseudomonas palustris genome window below encodes:
- a CDS encoding aldo/keto reductase, producing the protein MQLRNLGGSGLRVSVVGLGCNNFGQRTDPDTSRKVIHKAIDLGVTLFDTADIYAGQGGSETVLGDVLGDRRKDIVLATKFSKPMAADGTKQGASRRYIIAAVEASLTRLKTDWIDLYQQHDYDELTPIDETLRALDDLIRAGKVRYIGNSNFPAWRIAEAEYVARALGTHRFVSCQDEYSLVVRDIEKDLLPAAQQYNLGLLPFFPLASGLLTGKYQRGAEIASDTRFAKMPAIRDRYFTDRNIDIVDRLKAFADARGKSLLDLAFSWLACRPQVSSVIAGATTPEQIEQNVKAAGWQLGADEMAEIDGITKG; encoded by the coding sequence ATGCAACTTCGTAATCTCGGCGGCAGCGGGCTGCGCGTCTCCGTCGTCGGCCTCGGCTGCAACAATTTCGGCCAGCGCACCGATCCCGACACCTCGCGCAAGGTGATTCACAAGGCGATCGATCTCGGGGTCACGCTGTTCGACACCGCCGACATCTATGCCGGCCAGGGCGGCTCCGAGACCGTGCTCGGCGACGTGCTCGGCGACCGCCGCAAGGACATCGTGCTGGCGACCAAATTCTCCAAGCCGATGGCGGCCGACGGCACCAAGCAGGGCGCGTCGCGGCGCTACATCATCGCGGCCGTCGAGGCCAGCCTGACGCGGCTGAAGACCGACTGGATCGACCTGTATCAGCAGCACGATTACGACGAGCTGACGCCGATCGACGAGACGCTGCGCGCGCTCGACGACCTGATCCGCGCCGGCAAGGTTCGCTATATCGGCAATTCCAACTTCCCGGCCTGGCGCATCGCCGAAGCCGAATACGTCGCCCGCGCGCTCGGCACGCATCGCTTCGTGTCGTGCCAGGACGAATACAGCCTCGTGGTGCGCGACATCGAAAAGGACCTGCTGCCGGCCGCGCAACAATACAATCTCGGCCTGTTGCCGTTCTTCCCGCTGGCCAGCGGCCTGCTCACCGGCAAGTATCAGCGCGGCGCCGAGATCGCATCGGACACCCGCTTCGCCAAAATGCCGGCGATCCGCGACCGCTATTTCACCGACCGCAATATCGACATCGTCGACCGGCTCAAGGCGTTCGCGGACGCGCGCGGCAAGTCACTGCTCGACCTCGCCTTCTCCTGGCTCGCCTGCCGCCCGCAAGTCTCCAGCGTCATCGCCGGCGCCACCACGCCGGAACAGATCGAGCAGAACGTCAAGGCGGCAGGTTGGCAGCTCGGCGCCGATGAGATGGCGGAGATCGACGGAATCACCAAGGGGTAG
- a CDS encoding lysophospholipid acyltransferase family protein, with translation MIRVAVVIACVVPLTLALLPLQLLALRNGWRIQRTIPRLYHRILCRLIGVRIREAGRRHGQGPVLILSNHVSWLDICVISALTPVTFVAKSEVAGWPLFGFLAKLQRTIFIDRQARHRTGDATAEIGARLADGDAVVLFAEGTSSDGSRVLPFRSALVGAVHHALADEARAAIGVQPMAVTYTGFGGLPIGRELRERVAWYGDADLIPHFIGLLSTGAIDVTVSWGEPIAASATDRKAITRDAEQSVRRMCEAARRAGIRDPIAPRPNAAPVAQPAAQLEPA, from the coding sequence ATGATCCGAGTCGCTGTTGTGATTGCCTGCGTGGTGCCCCTGACGCTGGCGCTGCTGCCGCTGCAGCTTCTGGCGCTCCGCAACGGGTGGCGGATCCAGCGCACCATCCCACGGTTGTATCACCGGATTTTGTGCAGGCTGATCGGCGTCCGGATCCGCGAAGCCGGCCGCCGGCACGGCCAAGGCCCGGTGCTGATTCTGTCCAACCACGTCTCCTGGCTCGACATCTGCGTGATCTCGGCGCTGACGCCGGTGACCTTCGTCGCAAAGAGCGAAGTCGCGGGCTGGCCGCTGTTCGGCTTTCTGGCGAAGCTCCAGCGCACCATTTTCATCGACCGTCAGGCGCGGCATCGCACCGGCGACGCCACCGCCGAGATCGGCGCGCGGCTCGCCGATGGCGACGCCGTGGTGTTGTTCGCCGAGGGCACCTCGAGCGACGGCAGCCGCGTGCTGCCATTCCGCTCGGCGCTGGTCGGCGCGGTGCATCATGCGCTCGCCGACGAGGCGCGGGCCGCGATCGGCGTGCAGCCGATGGCGGTGACCTATACGGGATTCGGCGGCCTGCCGATCGGCCGCGAGCTGCGCGAGCGCGTGGCGTGGTACGGCGACGCCGATCTGATCCCGCATTTCATCGGCCTGCTCTCGACCGGCGCGATCGACGTCACCGTGAGCTGGGGCGAGCCGATCGCGGCCTCCGCGACCGATCGCAAGGCGATCACGCGCGACGCCGAGCAATCGGTGCGGCGGATGTGCGAGGCCGCGCGCCGCGCCGGCATCCGCGATCCGATCGCGCCGCGTCCGAATGCTGCGCCTGTCGCGCAGCCGGCAGCGCAGCTCGAGCCGGCCTGA